The Musa acuminata AAA Group cultivar baxijiao chromosome BXJ3-6, Cavendish_Baxijiao_AAA, whole genome shotgun sequence region cagtgagattatcttttagcaacttcaacATTTTATCTCTATCCTATAGTTTcctgtctacttgttctactttagaggtgtccaacacatattttgggatcacaaagGGAGGTCgaccatacatagcctcatagagagtatattttgtggatgaataaTAAGTTGTATTATATCACCACTCGACTcaaggaagccactttgtccactcttttggccagtcactagtgaagcatctgaggtatgtttCCAAGCTCCTGTTCACCACTTCAatttggccgttagtttgtgggtgatacaccgtactcatttttaatttaatGCCATGCATCtgaaataactttatccaaaatctgttcgtgaagaccctatcatgatcatttacaatagatctcggcatctcatgtaattttataatattttctataaagattcgagcaatactagaagcagtgtagggattacgaacagcgcaaaagtgagcatactttgtaagacgATCAACAATGACAAGAATTGTACTTTTTTCTTATGATGAGGGAAGACCTTCGATGAAGTCTATTGATATTTTAGTCCATATTGAGTCCCGGACAGGTAAAGGTTGTAGCTTTCTGGGACTTGccactgtctcgcctttatgttGTTGATATACATCATATTGTAccataaatttagcaataatattttttatccctacccaataaaaattttgcttaattctcttataggttctaaggaaccagGAGTGCCCAGCCATAGGTGTGGAAtgctcttgaaggatggtctttatgcaagtagaatttggtataagcgcaatgcatcccttatagtgtaattcttttaagtcccaattataatgagccatggagcttggtgtttcctcttatttttttataatcttactggtctttagatcttcctatcattctctcttaatatcctcaaggaagtcgttggtcggaagtgaaacggtcgaaaattcTACTTGTTCAAGTAGCCGCGAAAGTGCATCTACAATaatattctcttttccctttttgtaagttatttcataatcatatctaagaagctttattactcatttttgctacttgggagaagatatcttctgttccaagaaatattttaggcttttatggtcgatcttgattagaaagtgtcactcgatcaagtacggtctccatttggtcactacatgcacaatcacgagcatctccttatcgtaaatagtcatcttgagatgggaaggagataatgccttattggtATAAGCAAGAGGGTAGCCATCTTACATTAGTATAGCACAaattctgactccggaggcatcggcttcaataacaaaagtcttgccgaaatCGGGTAGCACTAGTACGGGCCTTGTCGTCATTGCGGCTTAAGTCCGTTGAAggcagtggtggctttgtccaaccattgaaaagtatatttttatagtaaggaagtaaggcatgtactgatctttccatagtttttcacgaacttacggttgtagcctgttaaaccgagaaagctacATAGCGATTTTATATTCCACGGGatcggccaattttgcattgcttcaattttggaggggtccactaccatatcttcctctgatatgatatgcctaagatattttaCCTTCTGTTGAATAAAGTTGCACTTTGATTTTTGACAAAAATAATATGTTCTCATAAAATCGTTAAAATAAGTCATAAGTGCTGAAaataactttcaagagaagggttgtaaataaggatatcatcgaaggaaactagcacaaacttacaaagataatttcaaaatatatcattcataaggctctggaaggtggagggagcattggtgagatcaAAGGACattactaaaaattcgtagtggtcattgtgtgttcgaaagatgattttcggtatgtctttttttgacactcatatttgatgatacccggatcgaaggtctagctttgtaaagactcatgctccctttaattcatcaagcaattcatatactactagaatagggtatttgtccttcatgGTTAtatcattgagagcttggtaattaacacacattcgccatgttctatccttctttcgtacgaggagcaccggtgaagagtaggggctagaggtttcgagcatctcttttacaatcctttatatttcatccttctagagatatggataccaatatggccgagtatttgctagaggtttgcccagAAGAaatggtatacaatgatcatgctgatgggtaggaggtaggttacgcagttcgtcaaatatatctgaaaattcaacaagcaaaggaagtaggtttggatcttcaaattttgttggctctcccttagttttcttCTCAAGTTTTACTAAAaagtcactgcatgctttatgtaaaaccttctccattcattatgtgcaaatcatcgttacgttgcccccacgtttcctgtgtAGTATCACatatttccccttactgtaaaattttgatAATCAGTTTCACAAAgttccaggaaacatcacctaatgttgtcagccATCTGatattgagcatggcctcataattatcaagaaggaggaggaagaaatatgtaattatctcttggtcctgcggtaatagtttcacctatgggcacctatgatcacactttaaaATCTATTTGtcggcgaccttaatgtcaaacttgTTACAAtttttgataggtaaggccatccaaaCAGTAACcttgctattcataaaattattagtactctCGGTGTCAATAAGagcggtgataggttgttgcttcagaagtcctcctgtTTTTATTGTTTGCGGGTTCGCGTAACCgacaagggcatgcatcgtaatatcaaccgactgctgttcttcatccatgacctcttcctcatgctcctggacctccttctccatgtcttcaagaggtttagTCAGTAAGAGGTGGCCCCTTTTGTAGCGATGATCGCGGTTCTAcggcttgtcgcaatgccaacaaagaccctttgctgatcaatcacgtagttcttctcttatgaaattttttggcagtgaaggatgactgggagtagaaggaggtttatatgccgtaggcctaggagaggttctcatcctctaaGCATCTTGGTTAAGTCTTTCTTCTTATATTCGTGTGAAAGAAATCGCAACTGTTATGGTACGGGATTATCGCGCCTTAACCTCCCTTTTTATTTCTGACttaagtccttcgatgaatgttcctaacaattgatagttAGTTTAATCATGAGTAAGGTAGGATATcttctcaaacctagtttggtactcttgaatcgtagaggtttgccGAATCTTTGCAAGTTGGCcattgatattttcatactccgtaggttcGAAACGATTCAgcagtgcgttcttaaattgattccacgtcgAAGCCCCATAATTGTATTCCAgctaattgtaccattgaatatcatctccttcaaggtgaatGATAGCAATTTCTACTATAGCATCATCCAATGTTTGGTAGTAGCGAATTCAGCGCGCAAAATCCATCccgccgggtctccttcttcccatcacgagaagtccaccctcatgcatggctaaAGCATGTCCAAGGGTTATCCCTCCTTCTCTAGAGGTCACTCTAAACTCTCTCCTcattgaaatttggttggactcggcaGCTGTCCAATTCTTAATTGCGCAAACAAAACGCGCAATTTATCCTCTAAGCGTAATTCAAGCcatgattcaatccgagattccaatgcttcaaatttggcatcaattgaatattgagaagccatagcatatgcatgtagatcagagatgtccctatcttttttctattgatgagtTAATGACACGaggtggtggaaggttcagaaaaattgaggatcacgaaAAGGTACTATAGTAGGTTTTtatgtctaaagtgtagcagtttggacgtaaaaggtcaatggtttatattaagaattttttgacgaaactaaaggaaaatctgctattaggaagtgtcaaggctatcataaaaattttgtagagatttggataaaaaaaatatagtagcaagatcaaataaactattctatgcggctagaattctgtagtgcatttttcatcatagagataaaaactttatgacaaaaagtttatgcagcaatataggaataattttaatttttttgaattcttgaataaggataactaaattatagaatagtaaggtaggaaaccagaacttgttgcaattcacagggagattaaagattgatctgtggtggtggagatgacgatggaattcggcgatgatcttttaagcaattgtgggaattgctttgggtggctgtggagggctgatggatggctatggaagggtagaAGATACCAAGaatgttgctttgataccaagtgttagaaccattGCGGATTCGAagtttggggttaatctctttagggtatcggcctccttggaactctataggggttccttcctccatgttgttgctcaaaggctgctaaaaagattcatctattcttgtaaaaatatgatgaatacatgactatttatagggcttctaaaccccaactcctaataggactcctactcaagactcttctaaccaactcctaatgcttttcTAAGAAGCAACTTTTAAACTAATCTTAACCTTAGTCGGCCTCTTcaactctttaataagggtcagcaAGATAAGTTTTAtataaatacccctttcaataaaattcaattaggactctcttagctagagccctaatggtaccgcccaataatgacggtAGTACCATTAATATCCTGAAAatcagggatgtgacactttttggctttaaTTCTAAAGTCAATTgaaggctataaataccccttacttctcaaCTAGTAAAGTATAAAGAAGTGATCAGAACTAAACCaaaactatagtgaaatagcttacaaagtttgagagttcacctccatcatttctaagtgtgaaagtttgtaaaaggagaatGAGCTACTTATGAAAGTTTTGTAAatgggtgattgatctttgcccttcaagaaagatcaatagtggaaactagtgacctcattggaggaggtatcgatagtggatgtaggtcatatgaccgaaccactataaaattggtatgttctcttcttggtgcgtactttacttttgctacattctactttacttcattgcaaactgtccaatcccctccactctactcacttacaaacttatttgaGTCAAATGTCTTTTAAAAATGGTTTATgtcgaactaagagtttcatcgtacgaagttttctaaaattgtttaaatttatcgtttttatccgctgcactaattcacctcccctcccccccccccccctctcttaaaggcgttcttgatcctaacacttctcaAATAGAAAAAGCTtggagatttaaggagcatcattGTAGCCCGGCCATATGGATCacagctagagaggaggatacttgacctccttcacactctcctatagatctagaaggatttagggatatatgatctccctaagtaacacaactatctcacacgtggttttaagtttcattgattttgtgcaccaatcttagcATGATGATGAACACATTGATAAATaatttgaagattttatttttatatttttctactatgcatgtgatgcccCCTGAGATTTCCCAACAACTACCATTTTGCAACATGGGAGACCatatacttgttgaatctcaaattttgatgataaaataaattgatgaattaatgatctaatccatgtgttgagataagtgatgcaggactaactatgatcgtgaaaaaggtaaaataattaaaaaagaatcGAATGTTGAGTCaaagtcaatgatcgggcattgGGCCGGATAAATTgggggatacaccaaaggatcaaACGATATAATGAAaactcaccggaagctcaccgggagTTTATAAAAAACTCACTGGAAGTTCATTGAGAGTTCACCGAATGTTCGtcgggagtttgtcggaagtttatCGAGAATCtggttgaacaattgacatgtgggacaacttagattgcttgtatcataattattttagccttaactatcatagttaggactttaatttgagttacttTTAGGAGAaattctactaactcaattagaagcCACTTGAGCCCAaaacaaggttgaattgggccagttagatggcccattcaaccacttggagccacgataggcagtggcaccacccagactgggtggtggaactacttgaggctcagcctcccaagtggtatgggcagtggtactacctagattaggcgatggtaccaccaacagTTAATAATACCAAGTGATGGTAtcgccctatcaggtggtggtaccattggaGCCTAGTCTCTAAGGCTCTGTCATacagtggtaccatccagtatTAGTctataggtgatggtaccacctaataatGGTGGTTGTATCGCCCATACCtagaaaccagggatgagacactttttggctctatttttaaagtcattggggcctataaataccctcttttATGCATAAAAGAGCACAAAAGTATGAACAAAAGTTTTGAGATTTTAGGTTGTAAAAGTGTTgagaaagtgctaagtgtcctcctcctccttctttagctttgtgatcattctaagagaggtgtgaggcttgtaaaagttatctcctaaacctgtgaaaatgagaaagagttgtaaaagggtagttagtctttacTCATTGAAGAAAGACTGTTAATGAATGCTAGTGGCCTCAACAGAGGAGAaatcgggagtagacgtaggtcacaatgaccgaaccactataaatctggtttgcacttTCTTTTTGTGTTTCATTACTATTACATTCTAAGTCGAttacttagttcacttactcttaGTCAATCAcgcttttattatcattttcatcaaACGAAGGTTTTctaaaatcgatatttttatcaaaaatactaattcacccctcttaatgccgacttgATTCTAGCAGTACTGGCAATACTAtcgccagtttgggcggtaccaccgccaagtctTTCGAAAAACATACACTTCATACgttccagctcataggtggttccattgtctggtctggcgatgccaccgcttgacctaactTTGAGGCCTTGAATAGCCTCCCAATAGGCCCAACTTAGCCCCAGATCAGacccaatgggctcctaattgagttaataaggttacacccaaaactaactcaattaagacctaactacgaTAATAAAGACCTAAATGATTACAAGGCATGAAATCTATATTgttcggcacatcattggtttatCCGAACTCCTGGCACATCGTGCTATCCTTCGATATGTCACTCGATCCATCGGAATGTTGACTTCTACAATATCCGATCTTAGCGTAACATCTGATTCTTTTTGCCCGATGCCTGATCTCTGACTCCGGCCTAACGTCtaattcttctacttcaattgtcttgtcttttcatgatcgaagttagtcctacattacttttctcaaaacatggattagatcgtaaactcaccaattgattttattatcaaaatctgggATTCAACGAACCCAAGAGTCAGCATGACTTGATTCTATCCCAAAGGTACAAGCTCGTCTTAACGGCCCATGTGGCAATCATATAAGGTGGTTGGAGTGGGGGAAGGATTAGCTGAAGCAATCTCGAAGTGTTGCTTTACACTTAGATAGATTCTGCATCAAATTAAAGTGTGCCTTGGCTTCATCGAAGACCCTGCATGAACAATCAGTGTTGAGGGAGTTTCTGAACTGACCCTTCCGATGGTAAAGTTAATCTGAGTGAGAGAGTGAATAGTAGAAGTTCTACTTTCGATCCCTTGTTCAAGCTCCGAGGATCGACTTTTATACTTAGGCAACCAGCGGAGGGAGGTTGATGATTGATGTGGATAGCTCGTACATCCTTTAGGGGCTCATTTATGTAGAAGACCGATTGGTATAATTTCCTATGGTGCATCGTTAATGAAAGATGATTGCGGGGGCATCATTTGTCAGTGTTAATGCTTGCCTAAGATAAGCAGATGGTGGTTGTCTATGTCAAGTGATTGGAAAAAGGGAGAAATGAGCTTTACTGCTAGGATTTAATGCTCCCTATGGTCGGCCTATGTAACCTTTCTCAAAACTATGGTCAGTTGAGGATGGAAAGTTGCTTCTCATCAATCGTCAAATGGAATGGGGGGCACGAGGGTTCTTCTGCCCACATTATTATCTAGGTGACGATGAATCGTTGGGTAAATCAGCAGGTCAATGCTTATATCATTATTATCTGTGCAGACTTCTTTTTTAGTCATGGCTAATTAAATATAGTATtatatttttttgctttattgaAAAAGAAACTAATATTTGGACCACCCAATTGAGAGTTATAATGCTCTTAGTGGAAGGTAATTATCTGACAGAAGTCGAAGAGGGATTAATTAAAGGAAGATTCCCTTGAAACCGGAGTGAAGAACTCCAAATGATGGATTCTTAAAGAAGAAAGCTGCTATCTTCTTATACTTTTGATAGATGTTGAGATGAGATGTCGCTAATTACGAAATTAATTTGGGACTACtcgtaataaaataattattaatgcaCTAATTACGAAACCGGAGTGAAGATTCCCGTGAAACCGGAGTGAAGATCTCCAAATGATGGATTTTTAAAGAAGAAAGCTGCCGATCTTCTTATACTTTTGATAGATGTTCAGATGAGATGTCGCTAATTACGAAATTAATTTGGGACCACtcgtaataaaataattattaatgctTCACATCAAGTGTTTTTAGTATTATATATAGGATGGATTTTCATTAAAAAATCTAACTTTGAAAATTTGTTCTTTAAAAATTACgcgtaaaatttatttttttcaaaatgatCATCCTATCCTTATCGGTCATTGCTCTTTATCCCCTCCACTTTATCGACTATCCTCTCTCCTAATTGGTTATGCTTTCATTGACATTGGTAGGCCCTATCGTTGGTTGCTACCGTTGGTCATTTACACCTTTCACATATGGTCTAGCTTCATGGGTCACTCCTTCCCCTCACATAATCGTATGCGTCTCCACATGAAGTTGGTCCCATTGGTTACACTTGTACTTTCACACATGAGTTGGTCCCGCTAGTCGCCTCCCTCCCTCACTTAGGTGCTTGCACCTCTACACATGAGTCGCCCAATCAACCATCCCTCTCTTCTCCCCTGGTTATCTCCACCTTCGTGCACGGATTGGTCTCGTCAATTATCCCCCTCCAAGCATGTAACACCCTTAGGGTCCGACGATGACATAAGAGTGATGGCGTAGGCAGCACAGGGAGGAGGCCCTATTAATTATATTGTTTAATTTTGAGTTGTGCCCATAGATTATTTCAACTATTTCACTTTAATTGATGGCCCTATTAATTATATTGTTTGAttaaattacatatatttattattagcttttttttttaactccaCCTCGAAATCTGATGCTTTTACCTTTCTAAGTTCCCCCAGTTTCCACCGATTATTTCGCCGTTTCTTCGGTCCGGTCGATCAGAGTCGCTCTGTCCACGATCATCTTCACAGTTTTTGTTACCCTCGAACTTGATTCCGTGGAAGCATGGGGAAAAATCAGTTCTTTTGCGCCTGATATATTCGTCCTATCTCGATCTGATTTCGTAGTGAAGGTCACATCTCGATCCTCTGCAGCTTTAATCCTTCGTGACTACGGATGTTCCATTTGATGGAAAATAATTCCTTTTTAAGATTTGAGCTCAATTTTTCCGGATTTATCTTACATTTATTTTTCGCTATATTACTCGTCGTTTCGATCCGAGTCCTAAAAGATCCATCTTTTAGCAATGCTGTGAAATTCTGTGGTGCTTTTGTGTTGTAATTAATCCTGTTTGCGCTCCAATTCCCTTGATCTGCTTCACTTCTTAAAAAAAATTTGGATTTTTGggtgttttcttcttttcctacCAGTCAGATGGCTCGAGAAAGATGTAATCTTGACAAAGAAGCTGAAATCCTCAaactttcctcttcttcctctccttctccgtCTCCCCCCACTCCTCCATCATCGTCACGATTACCGCCATCCTTGTTCTTGAATCCTTGTGAGGAATCGCCGAATCCGAGACCGGGAACTCCGGATGTGGAGACACCCGTCGTGGCTTCCTCCGCACAGAAGCCTAAGGAGGAAGCTAAGCCGCCAGTAAGATTCAGTAATAGGTGCTCCACTTGCCGGAAAAAGGTGGGGCTCACTGGATTCCGGTGCCAATGCGGAGATCTCTTCTGCGGCCGCCACCAGTACACGGACACCCATGATTGCTCATTCGACTACAAGGCGTTTGGAAGGGAGGAGATTGCTAAAGCCAACCCTGTGGTCAAAGCTCCTAAGATCATCAAGATCTAAGGTATAAAGCTTTCACCACTCTATGTTATTTGTCCATTTATAGTTGCTACATTTCATATTAATTATAGTTGCCTGAAGTTTTATTTCATCTTAGGATATTACATTATTAGAATGTGGATTGAAATCTTGTAAATATCATATTTACTGATGTTGTTGTCCTTTATATCATGGCCTGAGAGTCGTTATGGCTTGGCTCGATCCCGACTATACTAAGACATCCACGTAGGCATTGCGAGGCTAAAGGCGAGGTCGAAGTGGTAGTGGGTGTCTCCTAGGTCAG contains the following coding sequences:
- the LOC103988687 gene encoding zinc finger AN1 domain-containing stress-associated protein 15-like encodes the protein MARERCNLDKEAEILKLSSSSSPSPSPPTPPSSSRLPPSLFLNPCEESPNPRPGTPDVETPVVASSAQKPKEEAKPPVRFSNRCSTCRKKVGLTGFRCQCGDLFCGRHQYTDTHDCSFDYKAFGREEIAKANPVVKAPKIIKI